In [Leptolyngbya] sp. PCC 7376, a genomic segment contains:
- a CDS encoding ABC transporter ATP-binding protein: protein MRSPLLVTQDLAVGYGRRLLFESLSLCLRSNSFVCLIGANGAGKSTLLKTLSGLREPIVGSVQLQGQNLHELSPEQRAKQLSLVLTDRLELDWLSIEELVGLGRHPYTNWQGRLGKGDHEIVQQAIAAVGLSKLSQKSITQISDGERQKAMIARALAQQTKLLILDEPTAYLDLPRRVEVMQLLRSLSHAEGRAVLMSTHDLDLALRSADQLWLITESGNLIVGTPEELVLRGDLGETFSSDTFEFNQESGQFQLNYQRRSPIQLHGEGLVATWTIRALERLGYAVTTEPTDLALDIHLNPECWSLKNGDRTNNFHSLGELSDHLQALQYKNC, encoded by the coding sequence ATGCGATCGCCGTTATTGGTCACCCAAGATTTAGCGGTGGGTTACGGACGGCGATTACTATTTGAGTCTTTATCGTTATGTTTGCGATCAAACTCTTTTGTTTGTTTGATCGGCGCAAATGGGGCAGGGAAATCCACCCTCTTAAAAACGCTATCAGGATTGCGGGAGCCTATAGTTGGCTCCGTTCAATTACAGGGTCAAAATCTACATGAGCTGTCGCCAGAGCAGCGGGCTAAGCAGTTAAGTTTAGTCCTTACAGATCGTCTTGAACTCGATTGGTTATCTATCGAAGAACTCGTCGGTTTGGGACGGCATCCTTACACTAATTGGCAAGGACGTTTAGGGAAGGGTGATCATGAAATTGTGCAACAGGCGATCGCCGCAGTTGGTTTAAGCAAGCTCAGTCAGAAATCAATTACACAAATTAGCGATGGTGAACGGCAAAAAGCGATGATTGCTCGTGCCTTAGCTCAGCAGACAAAACTATTAATCCTAGATGAACCGACGGCCTATCTCGATTTGCCACGACGGGTAGAGGTCATGCAACTATTGCGATCGCTATCCCATGCAGAAGGACGAGCGGTTTTAATGTCTACCCATGATTTAGATTTGGCACTACGCAGCGCGGATCAACTGTGGTTAATCACCGAGTCAGGAAATTTAATTGTTGGCACACCAGAGGAATTAGTATTACGCGGCGATCTGGGTGAGACGTTTAGCAGCGACACATTTGAGTTCAATCAAGAAAGTGGCCAATTTCAACTCAACTATCAACGGCGATCGCCTATCCAATTGCACGGAGAAGGTTTAGTTGCCACATGGACAATTCGTGCCTTAGAACGGTTAGGCTATGCCGTGACGACAGAACCAACTGATTTAGCGTTAGACATTCATCTAAATCCTGAGTGCTGGTCTCTCAAAAATGGCGATCGCACTAACAATTTCCATAGCCTTGGCGAACTAAGTGATCATCTGCAAGCTTTACAATATAAAAATTGTTGA